From Echeneis naucrates chromosome 7, fEcheNa1.1, whole genome shotgun sequence, one genomic window encodes:
- the LOC115045868 gene encoding dnaJ homolog subfamily C member 5-like, translating into MEQQRQRALSTSGESLYAVLGVDKNATTEDIKKCYRKLALKFHPDKNPDNPEAAEKFKEINNAHSILVDATKKNIYDKYGSLGLYVAEQFGEENVNTYFVLSSWWAKALFVFCCLATGCYFCCCLCCCCNCCCGKCKPRPPMDQEPEFYVSPEDLEAQMNADERDGSEPIVMQPSSATETTQLTSDAHHSYRTDAY; encoded by the exons atggagcagcagagacagagggctCTGTCCACATCAGGAGAATCGCTGTACGCCGTTCTGGGGGTTGACAAGAACGCCACAACAGAGGACATCAAGAAATGTTACAG GAAACTGGCTTTGAAGTTTCATCCGGACAAGAACCCGGACAACCCAGAGGCGGCAGAGAAGTTTAAGGAAATCAACAATGCCCACTCCATCCTGGTGGACGCCACAAAGAAGAACATCTACGACAAGTACGGCTCTCTGGGGCTGTATGTGGCCGAGCAGTTCGGAGAGGAGAACGTCAACACCTACTTTGTTCTGTCCAGCTGGTGGGCGAAG gccttgtttgttttctgctgcctGGCCACAGGCtgttatttctgctgttgtctgtgttgctgctgtaacTGTTGCTGTGGGAAATGTAAACCTCGGCCGCCCATGGACCAGGAGCCCGAGTTCTACGTGTCTCCCGAGGACCTGGAGGCCCAGATGAACGCTGATGAGAGAG atgGCAGCGAACCCATCGTGATGCagccatcttcagccacagaaACCACCCAGCTCACCTCCGATGCCCACCACAGCTACAGGACCGACGCatactaa